TGCCCGTCAGGCCGAGATCATCGACGTCGCGCTGGATGTGCTTGGCCGCCGAATTCCCTGCCTCTATGGCGGCTCGGTCAATCCGGGCAATTGCGCTGAACTCATCGCCTGCCCACATGTGGACGGGCTGTTCATCGGGCGTGCCGCATGGACTGTCGAGGGTTATCTCGACATCCTCGCCAGATGCGCCGCAACACTCTGAAGGAGATGCCGAATGAAGATCGCGGTTGCAGGCGACAGCGCCGGCGAAGGTCTTGCGAAGATACTGGCCGACCATTTGAAGAACACGCACGAGGTCGACGAGGTCTCGCGCACCGAGGCCGGCGCCGACCCGTTCTATGCGAACCTTTCCGAGCGCGTCGCCAATGAGGTGCTGGCCGGCAAATACGACCGCGCCATTCTTGTCTGCGGCACCGGCATCGGTGTCAGCATCGCCGCCAACAAGGTGCCGGGCATCCGCGCGGCGCTGACACACGACACCTATTCAGCGGAGCGCGCGACGCTCTCCAACAATGCCCAGATCATCACCATGGGCGCGCGCGTGATCGGACCGGAGCTGGCGAAGTCGATCGCCGACGCGTTCCTCAAGGGAACGTTCGATCCGAACGGACGTTCGGCCGGAAATGTCGCGGCAATCGACGCTGTGGACGCGAAATACAACGCCCGCTGAGCGGCATCGGCCGATCGGTGATCGGGGAAACGAAAGGGTGCAGATGAAGAAGATCGGTTTCCTGTCGTTCGGCCATTGGAACCCCTCGCCGCAGTCGCAGACCCGTTCGGCGGCCGATGCGCTGCTGCAATCGATCGACCTTGCCGTAGCGGCGGAAGAGCTGGGCGCGGACGGCGCCTATTTTCGCGTGCATCATTTCGCACGTCAGCTCGGCTCGCCCTTTCCGCTTCTGGCGGCAGTAGGCGCCAGAACCAGTCGCATCGAGATCGGTACGGCGGTGATCGACATGCGCTACGAGAATCCGCTCTACATGGCAGAAGATGCGGGCGCAGCCGATCTGATCGCCGGCGGCCGGCTGCAGCTCGGCGTCAGCCGCGGCTCGCCCGAGCAGGTGATCGACGGCTGGCGCTATTTCGGCTATGAGCCGCAGGAAGGTCAGACGGACGCCGACATGGCGCGCAAGCATGCCGAGGTGTTCCTGGAAGTGCTGCGCGGCAAGGGATTCGCCCAGCCGAACCCGCGCCCGATGTTCCCGAATCCGCCCGGCCTCCTGCGTGTCGAACCCTATTCCGAAGGATTGCGCGAGCGCATCTGGTGGGGCGCGGCCACCAATGCGACGGCGGAGTGGGCGGCAAAACTCGGCATGAACCTGCAAAGCTCGACGCTGAAGTTCGACGAGGGCGGGGAGCCTTTCCATGTCCAGCAGGCGGCGCAGATCCGCGCCTTCCGCAACGTATGGAAAGAAGCCGGCCACGAACGCGAGCCGCGCGTCTCGGTCAGCCGTTCGATCTTCGCGCTGGTGGACGAACGGGACCACGCCTATTTCGGACACGACGATAGCCGGGACCATTTCGGCTATATCGAGGCCAATACGCTGGCCGTCTTCGGCCGCAGCTACGCGGCGGAGCCGGATGTGCTGGTGGAGCAGTTGAAGGAGGATGAGGCGATCGCCGAAGCCGACACGCTGCTGCTGACGGTGCCGAACCAGCTTGGCGTGGATTATAACGTCCATGTCATCGAGGCGATCCTGAAGCATGTCGCGCCGGCGCTGGGCTGGCGCTGACGAACGCTTCAACGCAACGAAGTCGCGATCGTCCCGCCATCGACAGTCAGCACGGCGGCATTGACCTTGTCCATCAATGCAAGATGCAGGAACGTCTCGGCGACGTCGACCGAGGTGACCTCAACACCGAGCAAATTGCCGGACATGTATTCCTTCTGCGTGATGCCGCGCGCGGCGGCGCGGTCGGCGATCATCTGGTCCGTCATCAGGCCCGTGCGGATGCGGCCGGCGTTGACGCCGTTGACCCGGATTCCTTCATGGCTGTGGTCGAGCGCATACTGCTTCATCAGCGCCATGACGGCCGCCTTCGGGATGCCGTAGGGTCCGAAATTCTTCCCCGGGTTCACCGACTGGTTGGAAATGTTGAACAGTATGGTGCCGCCACGCCCCTGACGGCGGAAGATTCTGAGCGCGGTCTGGCAGACGAGCTGATGGCCGAAGAAGTTGAGATCGAAGCTGCGCCGGAAATCGGCGATCGATATGTCGCCTATGGCGCCCTGCGGCGCCGAGCCGGCGTTTGAGATCAGGATGTCGAGGCCTCCCAGCGCCTTTTCGAGACTGGCGAAGGCAGCTTCGACGGAGGCCGCATCGGTGACGTCGCAGATGGCGATGTGGCATCCGACTTCGTCCCGCAGCGCGTGAAGCGCCGCCGCATCGATATCCAGCGCCGCCAGCGTTGCACCGGCACGGATGAAAGTCCGCGCGATGTCACGCCCGATGCCACTGCCCGCGCCGGTCACGGCGACGAGGCGGCCTTCGAGCGGCCTGACAAGCTGGATGTCGGGAGCGGCGGCGGCATCCATGGCGTCAGGCCGCCTTCCGGACTTCGAGATCCCTGAACAGGGCGTAGGCCTGATCGGGCTTTTCGCCTTCGTGCACCACCTTTGCGAGCGCCTTCAGCATGGCCACGGGATTGGAAGACTGGAACACGTTGCGGCCCATGTCGACGCCCGCCGCGCCCTGGTCGACGGCGCGATAGGCCATCTCCAGCGCGTCGCGCTCCGGCAGCTTCTTGCCGCCCGCAATGACGATCGGCACCGGGCAGCCGAGCACGATGCGCTCGAAACCCTCGTCCACGTAATAGGACTTGACGAACTGCGCGCCGAGTTCGGCGGCGATGCGCGTGGCGAGGCCGAAATAGCGGGCGTCGCGCACCATGTCCTTGCCGACGCCGGTCACCGCCATGGTCGGGATGCCGTAGCGCGTGCCGGTGTCGATGAGCTTCACGACGTTGGCGATGGATTTGTGCTCGTACTCCGCGCCGATATAGACCTGCGCGGCCATGGCGACGGCGCCGATACGGATCGCATCGTCTATGTCCACGGCGACGAGCTCGTTCGACAGCTCCGTCAGGATGGAATTGCCGCCGGAGCAGCGCAACACCACCGGCTTGTTCACTTCCGGCTGGATCGTGGCGCGCAGCGAGCCGCGCGTGCACATCAGCACATCGGCATGTTCGGCGAGCGGCGCGATGCTGAGATCGATGCGCTCCAGACCGGTCGTCGGCCCCTGGAAATAGCCGTGATCGAAGGCGAGCATGACGGTCCGGCCGCTCTTCGGGTTGAAGACGCGCGCCATGCGGGCCTTCATGCCCCAGTCATGGTGGGCAGCGCCCTTGATGTAGAAGCGGCTGGTGTCGGCCGGCTGGTCCTGGCCCCAGTCCTTGCCGTCCTTGATGTCATCGAGATCAGCCATCGGAATTCCTTTCCCGGCGGGTTCCGCCGTCAGTTTCGTGCGATGAAGTCGCGCATGGCGACGAGGATGATGGAGACCGATATGGCGCCCGGATCGGGATGGCCGATGCTGCGTTCGCCGAGCGAACGCGCCTTGCCGGTGGTCGCGATCATGCCCTTCGTCGCCTCGACGCCGTCCAGCGCTCCTCGCGCCGCGGCGGCTGACACATCGGCGAGCGAGCCGCCCGCGGCACGCGCTGCTCGTGCGGCCGGCGCCAGCGCGTCGATGATGGTCTTCTGGCCCTCGGTGACGCCCCCGCGCTTCAGCACGGCTTCGAGGCCGCTTTCCAGAAAGGCCGCGAAGGCGTCGCCGTCGGCCGCATCCTTGCCGGCGAAAGCCTTGCCGCCGGAGCGGAACAGCGTGCCGAAGATCGCGCCGGCCGCGCCGCCCGTCTGCGACAGGACCGCCATGCCGACGGCCTTGAACGCGTCTTCGACCGACGCCGGTGGGTTGGCGTTGAGAGCCTCCTGCGCGGCCTCGAAGCCACGCCGCATGCCCGTGCCGTGATCGCCGTCGCCGATGGCGAGGTCGGCGTCGGTCAGCACGTCCGTCTGGTCGATGATCGCCTGCGCGACCGCCTTCAACATGGCGATCGTGCCTGCCGTATCGAGCGATGCCACCATGTCCAGCCTCACATGCGGGAATAGCCGACCGATTCCGCCGGCAGGTCGAGATAGTGTTTCAGTTCGTCGTCGAGCCGCATCAGCGTGATCGAGAAGCCGGCCATTTCCTGCGTCGTCACCCATGTGCCGACGTCGGTGCGGTAGACGGAGATGCCCTCGCGCTCGCAGATCTGGCGGATGCGACGATTGACGATCAGCATTTCCATCATCGTCGTCGCGCCGAGATTGTTGATCATCAGGGCAACCTGGTCGCCGCGTTTGAACGGCAGATCGGCAAGGATCTTCTCCATCATCTGGTCGGCGACGGAATCTGCCGTCGTC
The window above is part of the Rhizobiaceae bacterium genome. Proteins encoded here:
- a CDS encoding RpiB/LacA/LacB family sugar-phosphate isomerase — translated: MKIAVAGDSAGEGLAKILADHLKNTHEVDEVSRTEAGADPFYANLSERVANEVLAGKYDRAILVCGTGIGVSIAANKVPGIRAALTHDTYSAERATLSNNAQIITMGARVIGPELAKSIADAFLKGTFDPNGRSAGNVAAIDAVDAKYNAR
- a CDS encoding LLM class flavin-dependent oxidoreductase — translated: MKKIGFLSFGHWNPSPQSQTRSAADALLQSIDLAVAAEELGADGAYFRVHHFARQLGSPFPLLAAVGARTSRIEIGTAVIDMRYENPLYMAEDAGAADLIAGGRLQLGVSRGSPEQVIDGWRYFGYEPQEGQTDADMARKHAEVFLEVLRGKGFAQPNPRPMFPNPPGLLRVEPYSEGLRERIWWGAATNATAEWAAKLGMNLQSSTLKFDEGGEPFHVQQAAQIRAFRNVWKEAGHEREPRVSVSRSIFALVDERDHAYFGHDDSRDHFGYIEANTLAVFGRSYAAEPDVLVEQLKEDEAIAEADTLLLTVPNQLGVDYNVHVIEAILKHVAPALGWR
- a CDS encoding SDR family oxidoreductase, with product MDAAAAPDIQLVRPLEGRLVAVTGAGSGIGRDIARTFIRAGATLAALDIDAAALHALRDEVGCHIAICDVTDAASVEAAFASLEKALGGLDILISNAGSAPQGAIGDISIADFRRSFDLNFFGHQLVCQTALRIFRRQGRGGTILFNISNQSVNPGKNFGPYGIPKAAVMALMKQYALDHSHEGIRVNGVNAGRIRTGLMTDQMIADRAAARGITQKEYMSGNLLGVEVTSVDVAETFLHLALMDKVNAAVLTVDGGTIATSLR
- the lsrF gene encoding 3-hydroxy-5-phosphonooxypentane-2,4-dione thiolase, which codes for MADLDDIKDGKDWGQDQPADTSRFYIKGAAHHDWGMKARMARVFNPKSGRTVMLAFDHGYFQGPTTGLERIDLSIAPLAEHADVLMCTRGSLRATIQPEVNKPVVLRCSGGNSILTELSNELVAVDIDDAIRIGAVAMAAQVYIGAEYEHKSIANVVKLIDTGTRYGIPTMAVTGVGKDMVRDARYFGLATRIAAELGAQFVKSYYVDEGFERIVLGCPVPIVIAGGKKLPERDALEMAYRAVDQGAAGVDMGRNVFQSSNPVAMLKALAKVVHEGEKPDQAYALFRDLEVRKAA
- the dhaL gene encoding dihydroxyacetone kinase subunit DhaL; protein product: MVASLDTAGTIAMLKAVAQAIIDQTDVLTDADLAIGDGDHGTGMRRGFEAAQEALNANPPASVEDAFKAVGMAVLSQTGGAAGAIFGTLFRSGGKAFAGKDAADGDAFAAFLESGLEAVLKRGGVTEGQKTIIDALAPAARAARAAGGSLADVSAAAARGALDGVEATKGMIATTGKARSLGERSIGHPDPGAISVSIILVAMRDFIARN